GTGTAAAACGCCAGTAGGTGGCACACCCGCTGTCTTCGCCCGGGCAGATTTTTTCCTCAAAATCCGGGCAGTTACACCCGCAGGGAGATTCCGGTTCTGCTGACTCTTTTGGTTGTTTTTTTGATTTCACTGCCATAGATCTATCTGAATTGTATCTGCTCTGTATCCCCACTTAATAGTATAGTTTTCAGAAATGGTATCACCCTTATTTTTCCAAGGGGGGATCCCCTCAACCCCCCTGCCACTTCTCTTCGACATGGGGGGGTAACCCCCCCACCGTGATCCAACTGAGTGGGGGGTCGACCCCCTCTCCACGCACGGAAAAAACCGGATATTACTCAATATTGAGTGGGTATGAAAAATCCATAATTCCGTCAGAGATACGCAAAGTTTGGACTATCTAAAACACTAAAAAACCGGACGGGTTCCCACATTTGAGGAGGGGGGTGGGGGGTACATCCCCCCTCCACATTTTTCTTAACAGGGGGGTGACCCCCCCACCAGGATCAAAGTGACTGGGGGGCGGGCCCCTGTCAGACAACTGAGTCTGGGCTCAATGTATCGACGAGGATTTGAGGGAAAGGATGAATCGGGTGGCCGGGAATTCAGGAAACTCGGGTGGGGGGGTGGGGGGGTAGTACTCCTTTTTATTCGTGTGGGGAGGAACAGAGGAGTTAAAATAAATCGTAGATTGGAGAGATTGGAAATTTTCTTTTGGTTAATTATCCAATTCAGGGACAGGACAATCGTCAGGTTCGATGAATCCAAACGCCTTCTGCATTTTTTTATACATTTGATTGGATTGGATACCCGATTACATTCCCAGTCAACGAGGTCGTGAAAATAATCTTTCAACAATTTTCCCTGATCCCAAATTAACAAAAAAAGAATTATATCCTGAATTTTTAAAAATCGATTCAACGACGTTACCTTTATCCGGTACTATCAAAATTTTAAACGGGTAACAACGACAGATGATTGGATAAAATATAACTTCTGAATGATTTTGGATTAAATGGGTAAAAATCAAAATCATTTCCCGAAATCATTCCAATCAGCAACGCTGAGAAGTATCCAAGTGAATATACAAATTTTTTTTAAACCTGCGTAAAAATGCATCATACCCGGATACGGCTTTCCGGGAAAGATCGTGCCAGAATCCCTGTTTCAACTCACGAATCCCGCACCCGGCCACAAAATCGCAATTTTCCGCCGGTGCCGGAACGCCCGGCGCAGGGTGACTTGATCTCAACACAACTTAATTTTCATTAACACAAATGCAGATGAGTGAATAATCCAGAATCAGACGCCGAATTTTAATTCGGGCTTTTTATAGTCCGATTTCGGCGAAATAAATTCGAAACCTTTTAATTAAGATCTGACCAAATTTACACTAACCACAAAGAGTATCTACTCGATGTGCGTGGCATTGCATTTTGAATACTCTCGTGCATTCGCACGCAGGGAGGAGGCTAAATGGAACATATTGTATTTGGCATTGGAATTACTGCATTGACAGGAGCTCTTGCCACTGTAGCCGGCGCTGCGGAAGATACTGAATCCAACATCGGGTCCCAGGGTGACCCGAACTCACAGGTTCAGCTCGCTCCGCAGATGGGATTCCTTCACCGCATATTCAACAAGGCGGTAGCAGGAGAACCCCCGGCATACGGCTTATGGTGTGCGCTGGGCGCAGGTCTCGCATGGGCATTCATGGCCATGCAGATGAATGCGGTCCTGGCAATCGTCCTCGGCTGTATACTCGCAGTCTTTGTGCAGGGCGTCTATGCAACAACCGCATACGTGGGCAGAACCGCAAGTCTGTCCAAGTTCGGGCAGCCGGTCTACGTGGACATTCTTAAGTCCATGACGACGGTTACCATGGCACATGCCTTTATCGCGATTTTCTGTACCGTGACACTCTGTTACCTGATCAACGTCGCACTGGGACACCCGTTCCCGCTGCCGCTGCTCGGACTCATCTGGGGTATCGCACTCGGTGCAGCAGGATCCGCAACAGGCAATCCGTACTACGGAAAAGAACGCCAGTACCAGAACCAGAAGTTCGGTGCAGGTGTCCCCATCTCCGCATCGGGTAACATCGTCCGCTACGCAGAAGCTGGCGAAAGGAACTCAATCGACAACGGCTGGTTCACCGCAAAGATCGGCGGTTCGGCGTCAGGTATCTGTTTTGGCCTGATTGTATTCCTCGAACTCTGGCGTACCGTTCTCTTCGAGAAGGTCAGCGCCGGCTGGGGTGCAATCATCGTCGGCATACTCATGATCCTCATCTTCACGGTCGTTGACCGCTATATCGAGGTCTGGGCACGCAAGAACTACGGTCCCTACACGGCACCAGTCAAGGAGGCAGACGCATGAGCGCAGTTGCAGCAAAGCCAGCAGCTGGCGGCGCAATTAACCCCACCGCAATGGTGGTCGGCGTTGTCATGCTCCTTATCCTCCTGGCAATTGCCTGGTACATCTCACCCGGCGTCGGCTTCATGGCCCTCATCGGTATCGTCATCGGCGGTATCCTGATCGGCTTCGGCACCCACTTCGTACCAGTCGGAGGTGCTCCCGCAGCAATGGGGCAGGCCCCCGGTATCGCAACGGGTGTTGCAATGCTCGCAGCTGGTGCAGGTCTTGCAGGTCTCTTCGGAGGCGCATGGGCCGCAGCAGCAGGACAGAGCCTGATTGTCGTAGTCGTCTCCGGCGGTATCGGCGGCGGACTGATGATGGCAATCACCTGTATGATGGTGAACTTCGTTTACGTCTTTGGCATGGGTATTCCCGCAGCCTCAGGTAAGGTCTTAAAAGACCCGATCACCGGAGACTCGCAGGCAGAATACAAATCCCAGGGTACTGAGGGTCACGGCCTTCCCTTCGTCTCATTCGTTGGTGGCGTGATCGGCGGTATTCTCGGAGGTGCCGGCGGTACACTCATCTATGTCGAGCTGCTCAACCTTTACCAGGCTACGCTCCCGGCAGTCATGCAGATCACCGCTGCCCAAGT
Above is a window of uncultured Methanoregula sp. DNA encoding:
- the mtrE gene encoding tetrahydromethanopterin S-methyltransferase subunit E translates to MEHIVFGIGITALTGALATVAGAAEDTESNIGSQGDPNSQVQLAPQMGFLHRIFNKAVAGEPPAYGLWCALGAGLAWAFMAMQMNAVLAIVLGCILAVFVQGVYATTAYVGRTASLSKFGQPVYVDILKSMTTVTMAHAFIAIFCTVTLCYLINVALGHPFPLPLLGLIWGIALGAAGSATGNPYYGKERQYQNQKFGAGVPISASGNIVRYAEAGERNSIDNGWFTAKIGGSASGICFGLIVFLELWRTVLFEKVSAGWGAIIVGILMILIFTVVDRYIEVWARKNYGPYTAPVKEADA
- the mtrD gene encoding tetrahydromethanopterin S-methyltransferase subunit D; the protein is MSAVAAKPAAGGAINPTAMVVGVVMLLILLAIAWYISPGVGFMALIGIVIGGILIGFGTHFVPVGGAPAAMGQAPGIATGVAMLAAGAGLAGLFGGAWAAAAGQSLIVVVVSGGIGGGLMMAITCMMVNFVYVFGMGIPAASGKVLKDPITGDSQAEYKSQGTEGHGLPFVSFVGGVIGGILGGAGGTLIYVELLNLYQATLPAVMQITAAQVMPIAVSVAGMFAVGLFLVNAVLTAYNITGTIEGPHDPKFKRWPRSIVASAVASALCGLVAILIVVL